The following are encoded in a window of Mycobacterium decipiens genomic DNA:
- a CDS encoding 8-oxoguanine deaminase, translating to MPHLVIDGAAIATTDPTGTEYSSGHIVVAEGLIVTVGDGPAPVVPGATVVDGRDCLATPGFVNTHDHLCQWITRGYAQGDGLFGWLETLFPLWCRLDAELEFAAASAALARLALTGCTTTMDHHYVFTDAGGDMLGAEIAAADRIGVRFHPTRGSIDLGVSSGGLIPDESAEGLDAILTACQEAIDTHHDAAFGSMLQIALAPGSPVAVSGELMAQSALLARDLGVRLHTHLAEDPYEEEFCIAHFGARPVDYLESLGWLGSDVWLAHCVHLSDADIAKFAATGTGVAHCPTSNGRLGSGIARIPELLGADVAVGLGVDGGCTEHRGMANELREATLAARFRLGAGALSARQALRMATVGGARCLGRELELGSLQPGKLADIALWQLDGLGHSDIEDPVWALVYGPPAPLRLLLVGGKTVVADGELRTADTATLARDARDAAVTLRQRGAD from the coding sequence GTGCCCCACCTCGTCATCGACGGCGCAGCCATCGCAACCACCGATCCGACGGGTACCGAATACTCTTCGGGTCACATCGTCGTGGCAGAGGGTTTGATCGTTACGGTCGGCGATGGACCGGCCCCGGTGGTACCCGGCGCGACCGTCGTCGACGGACGCGATTGTCTGGCTACCCCCGGATTTGTCAATACCCACGACCACCTCTGTCAGTGGATCACCCGCGGCTACGCGCAGGGCGACGGGTTGTTCGGATGGCTGGAGACGCTGTTTCCGCTGTGGTGTCGGCTCGATGCCGAGCTGGAGTTCGCTGCCGCCAGCGCGGCGCTGGCCAGGTTGGCGCTGACCGGCTGCACAACGACGATGGATCACCACTATGTCTTTACCGACGCCGGCGGCGACATGCTGGGCGCGGAAATCGCCGCGGCGGACCGCATCGGTGTCCGCTTCCATCCAACCCGCGGGTCGATTGATTTGGGCGTCTCTTCGGGTGGACTGATACCCGATGAGAGCGCCGAGGGCCTCGATGCGATCCTGACGGCCTGCCAGGAAGCCATCGATACACACCATGACGCCGCGTTCGGCTCAATGCTGCAGATCGCTCTGGCGCCGGGCTCACCGGTTGCGGTGTCCGGTGAGCTGATGGCCCAGTCTGCGCTGTTGGCCCGAGACCTCGGGGTGCGCCTACACACCCATCTCGCGGAGGACCCTTACGAAGAGGAGTTCTGCATCGCACACTTCGGCGCGCGCCCGGTGGACTATCTGGAGTCGCTGGGCTGGCTGGGTAGCGACGTGTGGCTGGCCCACTGCGTACACCTGTCGGATGCCGACATCGCCAAGTTCGCCGCCACCGGTACCGGCGTCGCACACTGCCCGACCTCCAACGGCCGACTTGGTTCGGGCATCGCGCGGATTCCCGAGCTGCTGGGCGCGGACGTCGCGGTCGGGCTGGGCGTGGACGGCGGCTGTACCGAACACCGGGGGATGGCCAACGAATTGCGCGAAGCAACGTTGGCGGCCCGGTTCCGGCTGGGCGCCGGGGCGCTGAGCGCACGCCAGGCATTGCGGATGGCCACCGTCGGCGGTGCCCGGTGTCTGGGGCGGGAGCTTGAACTCGGATCGCTGCAGCCGGGCAAGCTGGCCGATATCGCGCTATGGCAGCTCGATGGGCTCGGCCATTCCGACATCGAAGACCCGGTGTGGGCGCTGGTGTACGGCCCGCCCGCACCGCTGCGGCTGCTGCTGGTCGGCGGAAAGACCGTCGTCGCAGACGGCGAGTTGCGCACCGCCGATACCGCGACATTGGCACGAGACGCGCGCGATGCCGCCGTGACACTGCGCCAACGCGGCGCCGACTGA